Sequence from the Thermococcus sp. CX2 genome:
CCCTCTCTCACCAGTATACCGCCGCTGTAATCCTCGGTGTAGGCAAGGAGCGCTGGCAGGTACTTCCTCACCGCGTGGAGGAGCCTTATGCGCTCCAAGACCGGCCTCTCAAGAGTCAGATTGACGGACGAGTCCCCAAAGCCCAGGGAAATGCCGTCGTCCGAGAGGCTCATCCCGGTGAGGATTTCGGCTAGGGGCATAGAAGCCGCGAAGGAGAAGTTGAACGTCAGCCCGGTCAGGTTGGCCATGCTCTGTCCCATCTCGCGCATCCTCAAGCCGTTCTCATTGGCAAAGCGCATCACGCTCCTCTTCGCTACTCCGAACTGGAGGGATGGGAGGACGTACTGCCAGCCGGCGGCAGAATAGACGTTGGTCTCGAGCTTGCCTCCAGCGAACGGGCCGTCCCTCGAAAGGACGAGGAAATAGCCCGTACTGATGTAGGGAATTACAGCTGGAACATCAGTCAGGTTAAAGACCTTCCTGGCGCTCTCCGCTATGGGAAGAAGCTCAAGGCCAACCATCTTTGCAAGGCTCGGCTCTTCCCAGCTCTCGAGGCTTCCGATGTGCTGGGGGTTCGAGGCATCGAGGAGGCTTCCGTGGGTAACTATAAGGCCCGCGTGGTTGGCTTTGAGGTAGCCCTCGAGAGCAACCATCTCGTCAGCTGAGAGGCCCCACTCGGGAAGCCATAGGTTGGAGAGGATTATCACCTCGGGCTTGAACTCGCCGAGGGCTTCAATGAGCTCCCCGGGAGAGACGATCCGGATGTTGTAATCCTCAGAGAGCATCTCCCAGTGGTGCTCGCTCAGCATCCAAGGGCTTATTTTTGTCAGCGGCTCGGCTATGGCCTCGTAGTCGGAGAGGTTGTAGTGGTAGAACTCGCGGGAGCTGTTGAACTGCTCAATGAGCGAGGATAGAGAGCGCTCGAAAGCCATGGTCTCGACGGATGGATCAACGATGAGAATCTTTGGCCCGAAGGGATTGACTACGTAGTAGGCATAGACAGGGCTGACGGATACGTGGCCCTCAACGTCGGTGACCTCTATCTTGAACTCAATCTTAGTGCCCGGTGCGCCAGCCGGAAGGTTGAACTTGCGGTAGAAGACATAGAAGTTCTGGCTCTCACCGTAGAAACGGTCTATTATGGACTGATAAATCGTCCAGTTCTCTCCGGCTGCTGCTGTCTTTACATAGGCGGGTTTCCATCCACCCCCGTTGATCCTGTAGTATGCCGTGATGTTCTTGATGCCAAAGTCCTCGGCGATGTAGAAGTAGACGGTGTATGTCTCGGAGGGTTCTATGACGAAGCCCTCCGGAACGTTCCCCACGATTATCAAGGGAGGATGCGGGTGTGTGACTATTATTAGCGGTGATGCATACGGCAAAAACGAACCAAGAAGCAGCACCAACACGAGAACTGCTAGGGATGTTCTAATCATAGGTCTCACCATGATATAATTATCGCTTCCAATCTATTTATACCTAACCCGAAAGCTTTAAACGAGTGGACAAATAATCCAGGCTCATGAGGAAGTGGCTTCCGGGGCTGATAGCCCTCTCCCTTATCGCCGGATTCCTCGGCATTTACATCGGATCAGTTAGCATCTCCCCCTCCGACGTCACGGAGAGCGTGGCCTATGGGATAAAATCAATCCTAGCGCGTTTTTTCCCCTCGATAGAGCTCGGGGAAAAGCCAAAGTACTTCATCATCATCTGGGAGCTCCGCCTCCCTCGCGTTCTCCTGGCTTACCTCGTAGGGATAGGTCTGGCATCCGCTGGAGTTGCCTCCCAGGCCCTCTTCAAGAACCCCCTGGCTGACCCATACATAATTGGAGTGAGCGCTGGAGCGGGCATAGGGGCGGCGCTTGCTGCCATATACGCGCCCACCCATATGGGCACATTCGCCCTCGCCTTCGCGCTTCTCTCTGTTTTTGTCGTTTACTCCGTTTCCCGCGTCAATGGTCACGTCCCCATTGATACCCTCCTCCTGGCAGGGATAGCCTACGGCTTCCTCGCCAGCGCTATCACGTGGTACCTCGTCATAAGCCAGGGAGAAAAGGCCCACGTCACCTGGATGTGGCTCATGGGGACGTTCAACGGCACGGGCTGGAAGGATGTCGGGGAGATGTTCGTCGTCGCACTCTTCGGAGTCGGGTTTCTCATCCTGAAATGGCGCGAGCTGAACCTGCTCCTCTTCGGTGAGGAGAGTATAGCCCTAGGCCTCGACGTGAACCTCTATCGGAAGCTCTTTATTGGAGTAATAGCGCTCCTCACGGCCTTCGCTGTCTCAACCGCGGGAATAATCGGATTCGTTGGTCTTGTCAGTCCGCACATAATGCGCCTCCTTCTCGGTCCGAACCACAAAGAGCTCACTCCCGCTTCAGCCCTCTTCGGTGGCGTTCTCCTTGTGGTGGCGGATTTGCTCGCTAGAACCGTTGCTAGGCCGACTGAATTGCCCGTCGGAATCATAACGGCCCTCATGGGCGCTCCCTTCTTCCTCTACCTCCTGACGAAGCACAAGAGGGGGGAGCTGTACTCATGATCCTTGAGGTTAAGCTCTCCTTCTCCTACAGCGGGAAGGAGGTCCTCAAGAACGTCGAGTTCACCACAGAGAAGGGTGAGCTTCTGGCGATAATCGGACCGAACGGCGCCGGAAAGAGCACACTTCTCAAGTCGATGGTGGGAATCTTGAGGCCAACAGGCTACGTGAAGCTCAACGGGACCGACCTGCTCTCGCTGAAGCCAAAGGAGAGGGCGAAGCTGATAACCTACGTCCCCCAGAGCTCCTACCCTGAGTTCGCCTTCACAATAGAGGAGTTCGTCGAGCTCGGAACCTACGCCACGCGCGGGGACATGAGGAGCGCCCTCAAGAGGGTGGGTCTCTGGGAGAAACGGAAGGAGCAGATAACGAACTTAAGCGGCGGCGAGTACCAGCTGGCTCTGATAGCGAGGGCCCTCGCCCAGGGGAGCGAGGTTATTCTCCTTGACGAGCCGACTTCACACCTCGACATTAACCACGCGCTCAGGATAATGGAGCTCCTCCGTGAGCTGAGGGAGGAGAGGATAGTCATAACGGTTCTCCACGACTTAAACCTGGCACTCCGCTACGCCGAAAGGCTCATACTTCTCCACGAGGGCAGGAAACGCTGGGACGGAGCGCCAGATGAGCTGAGTCCGGCCGTTATTGAGGAGGTCTATGGAATCAACGCAAAGATAGTTGAGGTTGACGGAGAGAGGCTCCTGCTCGCAAGCCTCTAGCAAAGGTTTAAAACCTGCCGTGAGAATCAGTCTCAGGGGTGAGAGAATGGAAACGAAGAAGACTGGAACTACCACCGTGGGAATAAAGGTCAAGGACGGTGTCGTCCTAGCGGCCGATACTCAGGCTTCCCTCGACCACATGGTTGAAACCCTCAATATCAGGAAGATAGTCCCAATCACCGATA
This genomic interval carries:
- a CDS encoding iron ABC transporter permease codes for the protein MRKWLPGLIALSLIAGFLGIYIGSVSISPSDVTESVAYGIKSILARFFPSIELGEKPKYFIIIWELRLPRVLLAYLVGIGLASAGVASQALFKNPLADPYIIGVSAGAGIGAALAAIYAPTHMGTFALAFALLSVFVVYSVSRVNGHVPIDTLLLAGIAYGFLASAITWYLVISQGEKAHVTWMWLMGTFNGTGWKDVGEMFVVALFGVGFLILKWRELNLLLFGEESIALGLDVNLYRKLFIGVIALLTAFAVSTAGIIGFVGLVSPHIMRLLLGPNHKELTPASALFGGVLLVVADLLARTVARPTELPVGIITALMGAPFFLYLLTKHKRGELYS
- a CDS encoding ABC transporter ATP-binding protein, producing MILEVKLSFSYSGKEVLKNVEFTTEKGELLAIIGPNGAGKSTLLKSMVGILRPTGYVKLNGTDLLSLKPKERAKLITYVPQSSYPEFAFTIEEFVELGTYATRGDMRSALKRVGLWEKRKEQITNLSGGEYQLALIARALAQGSEVILLDEPTSHLDINHALRIMELLRELREERIVITVLHDLNLALRYAERLILLHEGRKRWDGAPDELSPAVIEEVYGINAKIVEVDGERLLLASL